The proteins below come from a single Benincasa hispida cultivar B227 chromosome 4, ASM972705v1, whole genome shotgun sequence genomic window:
- the LOC120075249 gene encoding auxin transporter-like protein 1 isoform X1, whose translation MATSKQVEGSSFSGMNQTVNESIERDEEEKGNQSPLSFKSLLWHGGSVYDAWFSCASNQVAQVLLTLPYSFSQLGMLSGIIFQVFYGIIGSWTAYLISILYVEYRSRKEKENVSFKNHVIQWFEVLDGLLGPYWKAAGLAFNCTFLLFGSVIQLIACASNIYYINDKLDKRTWTYIFGACCATTVFIPSFHNYRIWSFLGLGMTTYTAWYLTIAALLHGQVEGVQHSGPTKMVLYFTGATNILYTFGGHAVTVEIMDAMWKPRKFELIYLIATLYVFTLTIPSATAVYWAFGDQLLSHSNAFSLLPTNGWRTTAVVLMLIHQFITFGFACTPLYFVWEKVIGMHETKSMCLRALARLPVVIPIWFLAIIFPFFGPINSAVGALLVSFTVYIIPSLAHMLTFRSASARQNAAEKLPIFLPSWAAMYVVNSFIVVWVLVIGFGFGGWASMANFIKQVDTFGLFAKCYQCPSQGPATPHH comes from the exons ATGGCGACATcgaaacaggttgaaggaagcagTTTCTCAGGAATGAATCAAACTGTGAATGAGTCAAttgaaagagatgaagaagagaagGGAAATCAATCTCCATTGAGCTTCAAAAGCCTCCTCTGGCATGGTGGCTCTGTTTATGATGCTTGGTTTAGTTGTGCATCAAATCAG gtTGCTCAGGTTTTGTTAACTCTGCCATACTCTTTTTCTCAACTGGGTATGCTCTCAGGGATCATATTTCAAGTGTTTTATGGGATTATTGGAAGCTGGACTGCATATTTGATCAGTATTCTTTACGTCGAGTATCGAAGTcgaaaggaaaaagagaatgtCAGTTTCAAGAACCATGTTATTCAG TGGTTTGAAGTGTTGGATGGGCTGTTAGGTCCATACTGGAAGGCTGCTGGATTGGCTTTCAACTGTACTTTCCTCCTCTTTGGATCTGTCATTCAGCTAATAGCTTGTGCAAG caacatatattatataaatgacAAATTAGACAAAAGGACATGGACTTATATATTTGGAGCATGCTGTGCTACAACTGTGTTTATACCATCTTTTCATAACTATAGAATATGGTCTTTTCTTGGCCTTGGAATGACTACTTACACTGCTTGGTACCTGACAATTGCAGCTCTTCTTCATGGCCAG gtTGAGGGGGTCCAACATTCTGGCCCAACCAAAATGGTGCTTTACTTCACTGGGGCAACCAACATACTTTACACTTTTGGTGGCCATGCTGTCACTGT GGAAATTATGGACGCGATGTGGAAGCCTCGAAAATTCGAGTTAATATATCTCATCGCCACTCTCTACGTCTTCACTTTAACCATCCCCTCCGCCACTGCCGTCTACTGGGCTTTTGGCGACCAACTCCTTTCTCACTCCAACGCTTTCTCTCTTCTTCCCACCAACGGATGGCGCACCACCGCCGTCGTTTTGATGCTCATTCACCAG TTCATAACATTTGGTTTTGCTTGTACGCCGTTGTATTTCGTGTGGGAGAAAGTGATTGGAATGCATGAAACAAAGAGCATGTGTCTTAGGGCGCTTGCCCGATTACCGGTTGTTATACCCATTTGGTTTTTGGCcattattttccctttttttggACCCATTAACTCTGCGGTGGGGGCGCTTCTGGTTAGCTTCACCGTCTACATCATCCCTTCTTTAGCCCATATGCTCACTTTCAGATCTGCCTCTGCCCGACAG AATGCTGCAGAGAAACTTCCAATCTTCCTCCCTAGCTGGGCAGCCATGTATGTGGTGAACAGTTTTATAGTGGTCTGGGTCCTGGTCATTGGGTTTGGATTTGGAGGGTGGGCTAGCATGGCCAATTTCATCAAGCAAGTTGACACTTTTGGGCTTTTTGCAAAGTGCTACCAGTGTCCATCCCAGGGCCCAGCAACGCCCCATCATTGA
- the LOC120075249 gene encoding auxin transporter-like protein 1 isoform X2 has translation MATSKQVEGSSFSGMNQTVNESIERDEEEKGNQSPLSFKSLLWHGGSVYDAWFSCASNQVAQVLLTLPYSFSQLGMLSGIIFQVFYGIIGSWTAYLISILYVEYRSRKEKENVSFKNHVIQWFEVLDGLLGPYWKAAGLAFNCTFLLFGSVIQLIACARIWSFLGLGMTTYTAWYLTIAALLHGQVEGVQHSGPTKMVLYFTGATNILYTFGGHAVTVEIMDAMWKPRKFELIYLIATLYVFTLTIPSATAVYWAFGDQLLSHSNAFSLLPTNGWRTTAVVLMLIHQFITFGFACTPLYFVWEKVIGMHETKSMCLRALARLPVVIPIWFLAIIFPFFGPINSAVGALLVSFTVYIIPSLAHMLTFRSASARQNAAEKLPIFLPSWAAMYVVNSFIVVWVLVIGFGFGGWASMANFIKQVDTFGLFAKCYQCPSQGPATPHH, from the exons ATGGCGACATcgaaacaggttgaaggaagcagTTTCTCAGGAATGAATCAAACTGTGAATGAGTCAAttgaaagagatgaagaagagaagGGAAATCAATCTCCATTGAGCTTCAAAAGCCTCCTCTGGCATGGTGGCTCTGTTTATGATGCTTGGTTTAGTTGTGCATCAAATCAG gtTGCTCAGGTTTTGTTAACTCTGCCATACTCTTTTTCTCAACTGGGTATGCTCTCAGGGATCATATTTCAAGTGTTTTATGGGATTATTGGAAGCTGGACTGCATATTTGATCAGTATTCTTTACGTCGAGTATCGAAGTcgaaaggaaaaagagaatgtCAGTTTCAAGAACCATGTTATTCAG TGGTTTGAAGTGTTGGATGGGCTGTTAGGTCCATACTGGAAGGCTGCTGGATTGGCTTTCAACTGTACTTTCCTCCTCTTTGGATCTGTCATTCAGCTAATAGCTTGTGCAAG AATATGGTCTTTTCTTGGCCTTGGAATGACTACTTACACTGCTTGGTACCTGACAATTGCAGCTCTTCTTCATGGCCAG gtTGAGGGGGTCCAACATTCTGGCCCAACCAAAATGGTGCTTTACTTCACTGGGGCAACCAACATACTTTACACTTTTGGTGGCCATGCTGTCACTGT GGAAATTATGGACGCGATGTGGAAGCCTCGAAAATTCGAGTTAATATATCTCATCGCCACTCTCTACGTCTTCACTTTAACCATCCCCTCCGCCACTGCCGTCTACTGGGCTTTTGGCGACCAACTCCTTTCTCACTCCAACGCTTTCTCTCTTCTTCCCACCAACGGATGGCGCACCACCGCCGTCGTTTTGATGCTCATTCACCAG TTCATAACATTTGGTTTTGCTTGTACGCCGTTGTATTTCGTGTGGGAGAAAGTGATTGGAATGCATGAAACAAAGAGCATGTGTCTTAGGGCGCTTGCCCGATTACCGGTTGTTATACCCATTTGGTTTTTGGCcattattttccctttttttggACCCATTAACTCTGCGGTGGGGGCGCTTCTGGTTAGCTTCACCGTCTACATCATCCCTTCTTTAGCCCATATGCTCACTTTCAGATCTGCCTCTGCCCGACAG AATGCTGCAGAGAAACTTCCAATCTTCCTCCCTAGCTGGGCAGCCATGTATGTGGTGAACAGTTTTATAGTGGTCTGGGTCCTGGTCATTGGGTTTGGATTTGGAGGGTGGGCTAGCATGGCCAATTTCATCAAGCAAGTTGACACTTTTGGGCTTTTTGCAAAGTGCTACCAGTGTCCATCCCAGGGCCCAGCAACGCCCCATCATTGA